In one Bacillus thuringiensis genomic region, the following are encoded:
- the dhaQ gene encoding DhaKLM operon coactivator DhaQ, which translates to MKKIMNDVQNIVQDMLHGFYFEHNDKVNYDETHNIIYVKDIQKMKQDVAIISGGGSGHEPADIGYVGKGMLTAAVNGSIFTPPTVEQIIMATRLMPKDKSILFIIKNFKDDVENFLAAKQIAKEEGRKIDHIIVNDDVSIEDDVSFNKRRRGVAGTVFIQKILGAAALEGHSLEELTALGRSITENLHTLGVALSPANDPVKGQASFTLNEDEVFYGVGIHGEKGYRKESLSSSEILAIELMNKLKSIYRWRKGDNFAILINGLGATPLMEQYIFANDIRRLCELEGLQVTFVKVGTLLTSLDMKGVSLSLLKVEDLDWVKWLKADVRVGNW; encoded by the coding sequence ATGAAAAAGATTATGAATGATGTACAAAATATCGTTCAAGATATGCTGCATGGCTTTTATTTTGAACATAATGACAAAGTAAATTACGACGAAACACATAACATCATTTATGTAAAAGATATCCAAAAAATGAAGCAAGACGTCGCTATTATAAGCGGCGGTGGTAGCGGACATGAGCCTGCTGATATTGGCTATGTAGGAAAAGGAATGCTTACAGCGGCCGTAAACGGCAGCATTTTCACTCCGCCTACAGTAGAACAAATTATAATGGCAACTCGCCTTATGCCGAAAGATAAAAGTATTTTATTCATCATTAAAAACTTTAAAGATGACGTTGAAAACTTTCTAGCGGCAAAGCAAATTGCTAAAGAAGAAGGAAGAAAAATTGACCACATCATCGTAAATGACGACGTTTCAATTGAAGATGATGTTTCCTTTAATAAAAGAAGACGCGGCGTCGCTGGTACTGTTTTCATTCAAAAAATACTTGGTGCAGCCGCTCTTGAAGGACATTCTTTAGAAGAACTGACTGCACTCGGCCGTTCTATCACTGAAAACTTACACACATTAGGAGTCGCCCTTTCACCTGCCAACGACCCAGTGAAAGGACAAGCTTCATTCACATTAAACGAAGATGAAGTCTTTTACGGCGTCGGTATTCACGGTGAAAAAGGTTACCGCAAAGAATCGCTGTCCTCTTCTGAAATATTAGCGATTGAACTGATGAACAAACTAAAAAGCATTTATCGCTGGAGAAAAGGCGACAACTTCGCCATCCTTATTAACGGACTCGGTGCGACACCATTAATGGAACAATACATTTTCGCAAACGACATTCGCCGTTTGTGTGAACTTGAAGGATTGCAAGTTACATTCGTAAAGGTTGGTACGCTGTTGACTTCTTTAGATATGAAGGGTGTTTCG